A single Nomia melanderi isolate GNS246 chromosome 13, iyNomMela1, whole genome shotgun sequence DNA region contains:
- the mbc gene encoding dedicator of cytokinesis protein myoblast city isoform X5, translating into MRMTMAWSQVKEHLGVAIHNFVHGTPHALQLSVGEVVYILAECGDWYYGRNKCKGTCGIFPKSYIHILEKSMSMDCLIHEITNVLREWGHHWKHLYVTHSEHFKNMQQQILELIGYRSKILSGTLTVDELKDMKRLATARIDTGNQLLGLDMVVRDDQGNVLNPEETSTIQLYYHHETAAERIRKAANDMKKKPLKPQAPVYSHIFFVSVRNFVCKMTEDVELLLTLYDGREMKAITENYVVSWSKEGLARDIDQLHNLRVLFTDLGSRDLARDKVYLACYVIRVGGMEAKDMDHRRSSVAQINQKTRNTETMRRPFGVAAMDITLYITGKLEGDSDHHHFIPFVQCCEKESLDGTLRRILSQKEASIQKSGNGSNGNFTGGQGLWASLKLLRGDPKQVREENPHLVLGNVATARKMGFPEVILPGDVRNDLYLTLISGEFNKGSKSTDKNVEVTVKVCNEFGTPIPGVMTLGGGALPIDEYHSVIYYHEDKPRWCETFKIAIPIEEFKQAHLKFTFKHRSSNEAKDKSEKPFALSYVKLMQRNGTTLQDIQHELLVYKLDQKKYEEADISYLKLPSTRSELVELNVEKKPTLGVLTLSTKDSFLIATNICSTKLTQNVDLLGLLNWASHNTDLKESLAALMKVDGEEIVKFLQDVLDALFNILMSNSDSDVYDDMVFECLLYIIGLVSDRKYQHFQPVLDLYISESFSATLAYKKLIAVLRKRIDNATNNDGQERDILLKTMKSLQYCMRFVVESRFLFTELNQDEEEFSQTLTELLKSIVELMRHETDGTLLVQGACLKYLPTTIPHLLRVYSGKQLSIILTDLLVTLPTGRLTKQKMMTVNDIVHSQLFLNAECRAILLPRITILVRDLLEAKEEVELCVKILSDILELTFRKDIGSTVQDVKEIMLTALRTIIQTVISMDRENPLVGNLVSVMLAIFRQMTRQHYEIYITHFGTNFDLLDFLMEILLVFKDLVSRSVFPSDWCEMIMLQNSIILKSLRYFSGTIRDYFFKNFEQQAWSNFFHCAIAFLTQPTLQLEMFTPSKRNRIVSRYNDMRRETAFEIRSMWFNLGLHKILFVPALVGAILEMALIPESELRKATIPIFFDMMQCEFYSSRIVEGYGDTKRDPAHIKANFTEYENEMIAKLDILVEGGRGDEQFRSLWTQVMGNLCEKHSTMREQGLRFVDTVAKLMERLLQYRDIIHAESQEHRMLCIVNLLEFYSDINRKEMYIRYVNKLCELHLECDNYTEAAYSLKLHSQLLAWSDQPLPPLLRSHRYLSCQTHRELKEALYNDMIDYFDKGKMWECALAVCKELVAQYEEETFDYLQLSVLLQRMAKFYDAIVKQLRPEPEYFRVAYYGRGHPAFLQNKVFIYRGKEYERLSDFCSRTLNQLPNAEQMNKLSPPTSEILESNHQYVQINKVDPLMDEKRNRLSGKPITADAVLRYHRVNDVQRFRFSRPAPKKDVISFVNSDKEKETNINTNNEFASLWLERTVLVTSHPLPGILRCFPVTSSQTYLVSPLRNAIETMEATNTMLRDLIIAHKADHSLPLNPLSMKLNGILDPAVMGGIDNYEKGFLNAEYRASHPEESSDLLKLEGLIAEQIPLLGVGLQLHKARAPPELSPFHQRLEQCFASMRSQVEAKYGKRTCDLQIETLTQTVTMRRPQTVRGENHRLSESNIVNSDCGTHSRVSSLTRSQVTTFKSFTSFNFNNSTPSSSAQNVSLSRNASIRSHILSTASLQKALGSPSPGTNKKKDSKRRSSRKSDSAASSKTDQPTSQWYTTTEISQNTSTPVTPLLSSYPSTPIFELRQELTPKRPLRSEIEKERRISNRLSGQSQHYLRNVNNGMDSSSLGKGNRDSIGTTDSTASEDDPPPPLPVKTREADYCNLPDELPASHCGTDSLNNLNRPLGHWTKNKLPTPTDDLDVQMKPPTPPPKPKRPPYSLNKLMHPTGDVDNFSQDPSVT; encoded by the exons ATGAGAATGACAATGGCATGGTCGCAAGTTAAGGAACATCTTGGAGTGg CCATTCATAACTTTGTACATGGGACCCCCCATGCACTACAATTATCAGTTGGGGAAGTGGTATATATATTAGCAGAGTGTGGAGATTGGTATTATGGACGAAACAAATGTAAAGGGACATGTGGGATTTTTCCAAAATCCTATATACACATTTTAGAAAAATCAATGAGTATGGATTGTTTGATACATGAAATTACTAATGTTTTAAGAGAATGGGGACATCATTGGAAGCATTTATATGTG ACTCATTCAGAGCATTTTAAAAACATGCAACAACAAATTCTAGAATTAATAGGATATAGAAGCAAAATTTTAAGTGGTACTTTAACAGTGGATGAATTGAAAGATATGAAAAGATTAGCTACAGCTAGGATTGATACTGGCAATCAATTATTGGGCCTAGATATGGTTGTCCGTGATGATCAGGGAAATGTCCTTAATCCAGAAGAAACAAGTACAATTCAATTGTATTATCATCATGAAACAGCTGctgaaagaataagaaaagcAGCAAATGATATGAAAAAGAAGCCTTTGAAACCACAAGCACCTGTCTACTCACATATCTTCTTTGTTAGCGTAAGGAATTTTGTATGTAAAATGACTGAAGATGTAGAGTTACTATTGACATTATATGATGGTCGTGAAATGAAAGCAATTACCGAAAACTATGTAGTTTCATGGAGTAAGGAAGGACTAGCCAGAGATATAGATCAACTTCACAATCTTCGAGTTTTATTCACTGATCTTGGTTCTCGTGATTTAGCTAGAGATAAAGTTTATTTAGCTTGTTATGTAATTAGAGTAGGTGGTATGGAAGCTAAAGATATGGATCACCGACGTTCAAGTGTTGCACAAATTAACCAGAAAACAAGAAATACTGAAACTATGAGAAGACCTTTTGGTGTAGCAGCCATggatattacattatatattactgGTAAACTTGAAGGTGATTCAGATCATCATCATTTCATACCATTTGTACA ATGTTGTGAGAAAGAAAGTTTAGATGGCACATTACGAAGAATTCTGTCTCAAAAAGAAGCAAGTATTCAGAAAAGTGGCAATGGCAGTAATGGTAATTTTACTGGTGGTCAGGGTTTGTGGGCTAGTTTAAAATTGCTTAGAGGGGATCCGAAACAA GTGAGAGAGGAGAATCCTCATTTAGTACTTGGTAATGTTGCTACTGCAAGAAAAATGGGTTTTCCAGAAGTTATTTTACCAGGTGATGTGAGAAATGACTTATATCTCACATTGATTAGTGGTGAATTTAATAAAGGTTCAAAATCTACTGACAAGAATGTTGAAGTAACG gTTAAAGTGTGCAATGAGTTTGGCACTCCTATACCAGGTGTTATGACACTGGGCGGTGGAGCTTTGCCGATTGACGAATATCATAGCGTTATTTACTACCATGAGGATAAACCAAGATGGTGTGAAACATTCAAGATTGCTATACCTATTGAAGAATTCAAACAGGCACATTTAAAATTCACGTTTAAGCATCGAAGTTCGAATGAAGCGAAAGATAAAAGCGAGAAACCTTTTGCCTTAAgttatgtgaagttaatgcaacGTAATGGGACCACATTGCAAGATATACAGCATGAATTGCTAGTCTATAAATTAGATCAAAAGAAATATGAAGAAGCTGATATCTCGTATTTGAAACTTCCATCTACAAGAAGTGAATTG GTTGAACTAAATGTTGAGAAAAAGCCAACATTAGGAGTGCTTACTTTAAGTACTAAGGACAGTTTTCTCATAGCCACTAATATTTGTTCAACAAAACTAACACAGAATGTAGATTTATTAGGATTATTAAACTGGGCATCGCATAATACAGACTTAAAAGAATCTTTGGCTGCTTTAATGAAAGTTGATGGAGAAGAAATTGTTAAGTTTCTGCAG GATGTTCTGGATGCATTATTTAATATACTAATGAGTAATTCGGACAGTGATGTTTATGATGATATGGTATTTGAGTGTTTGTTGTACATTATCGGTCTAGTGTCTGATAGAAAGTATCAACACTTTCAACCagtattagatttatatatttctgagAGTTTTTCTGCGACACTCGCATACAAAAAGTTAATTGCAGTATTACGTAAACGTATAGATAATGCTACTAATAATGACGGGCAAGAACGTGATATACTtctaaaaacaatgaaaagtcTTCAATATTGTATGAGATTCGTTGTTGAATCTCGTTTTCTATTTACCGA GTTAAATCAAGATGAAGAAGAATTTTCTCAGACGTTAACAGAATTATTGAAATCAATAGTTGAACTCATGAGACATGAAACAGATGGTACTTTATTAGTGCAAGGAGCATGTCTTAAATATTTACCAACCACTATACCTCATTTATTGCGAGTATACAGTGGTAAACAATTGAGCATAATCTTGACCGATTTGTTAGTTACTTTACCGACAGGAAGATTGACGAAACAAAAAATGATGACAGTAAATGATATCGTTCATAGTCAGCTTTTCCTGAATGCGGAATGTAGAGCAATTTTATTACCTAGGATTACTATTTTAGTTCGAGACTTACTGGAGGCCAAAGAAGAG GTTGAATTATGTGTCAAGATTTTATCTGACATATTGGAATTAACATTTAGGAAAGATATAGGAAGTACAGTGCAGGATGTGAAGGAGATTATGCTCACAGCTCTACGGACTATCATTCAAACAGTTATATCCATGGACAGAGAAAATCCATTAGTTGGAAATCTAGTTTCAGTTATGTTAGCAATATTCAG ACAAATGACTCGACAACATTATGAGATTTATATAACACATTTTGGAACTAACTTTGATTTGCTGGATTTCCTTATGGAAATATTATTGGTATTCAAAGATTTAGTTTCAAGGAGTGTGTTCCCAAGTGATTGGTGTGAAATGATTATGCTTCAAAACAGTATCATTTTGAAATCACTGCGTTACTTCTCTGGTACCATCAGAGATTACTTCTTCAAGAATTTCGAGCAACAGGCTTGGTCGAATTTTTTCCATTGTGCTATTGCATTTTTGACCCAGCCTACCTTGCAGTTGGAGATGTTTACACCATCGAAACGCAATCGCATTGTCTCGCGTTACAATGATATGCGCAG AGAGACAGCTTTTGAAATACGTTCGATGTGGTTCAATTTGGGCctacataaaatattgtttgttcCTGCTTTGGTCGGAGCAATATTAGAAATGGCGTTAATTCCCGAAAGCGAATTAAGAAAGGCAACTATACCGATATTCTTTGATATGATGCAATGTGAATTTTATAGTTCGCGCATCGTTGAAGGATACGGCGATACGAAAAGGGATCCTGCTCATATAAAAGCTAATTTCAcagaatatgaaaatgaaatgatcgCAAAGTTGGATATATTG GTCGAAGGAGGGAGAGGGGATGAACAATTTCGTTCTCTTTGGACTCAGGTAATGGGTAATCTTTGCGAGAAACATTCAACTATGCGGGAACAGGGTTTACGTTTCGTGGATACGGTAGCTAAGCTCATGGAACGGTTATTACAATACCGCGATATTATTCACGCGGAGTCCCAAGAACATAGAATGTTATGTATCGTAAATTTGTTAGAATTTTACTCCGACATAAATAGAAAGGAAATGTATATCAGATATGTGAACAAGCTTTGCGAATTGCATCTGGAGTGTGATAATTACACTGAAGCGGCGTACTCGCTGAAATTACATAGTCAATTATTAGCATGGAGCGATCAACCATTGCCACCTTTACTAAGATCACACAG ATACTTATCGTGTCAAACGCATCGTGAATTAAAAGAAGCACTGTACAACGACATGATCGATTACTTCGATAAAGGTAAAATGTGGGAATGTGCGTTAGCCGTATGTAAAGAGTTAGTCGCGCAGTACGAAGAAGAGACGTTTGACTACCTACAACTTTCTGTATTGTTACAACGCATGGCCAAGTTTTATGATGCTATAGTGAAACAATTACGGCCGGAACCAGAATATTTTAGGGTTGCATATTACGGTCGAGGTCATCCTGCGTTTTTGCAAAATAAG GTGTTCATTTACCGTGGAAAGGAATATGAAAGACTCAGTGATTTTTGCTCTCGAACGTTAAATCAGCTACCAAACGCAGAACAGATGAATAAATTGTCTCCCCCCACTTCAGAGATATTAGAGTCGAATCATCAGTATGTGCAAATCAATAAAGTAGATCCTCTGATGGATGAGAAGAGAAACCGACTCAGTGGGAAGCCGATAACAGCGGATGCAGTTCTCAG GTACCATAGAGTAAACGACGTACAACGTTTCCGGTTTTCGAGGCCAGCGCCCAAAAAGGATGTAATCTCATTCGTGAATTCTGATAAAGAAAAGGAGACTAACATTAATACTAATAACGAATTTGCATCGTTATGGTTAGAAAGGACAGTATTGGTGACAAGTCATCCCTTACCAGGAATTCTTAGGTGTTTCCCTGTTACATCCAGTCAAACATACTTAGTCAGTCCACTTCGCAATGCGATAGAAACGATGGAAGCTACCAACACCATGCTGAGAGATTTAATTATAGCTCATAAAGCGGATCACAGTCTTCCATTAAATCCTCTGAGTATGAAACTTAATGGCATATTAGATCCAGCGGTAATGGGTGGCATTGATAACTACGAGAAAGGTTTCCTTAACGCTGAATATCGTGCTTCGCATCCAGAAGAAAGTTCAGATCTTCTCAAGTTAGAAGGATTAATTGCTGAACAGATACCGTTATTAGGCGTTGGCTTGCAGTTGCATAAAGCACGTGCCCCCCCTGAATTATCACCGTTTCATCAGCGCTTGGAACAGTGTTTTGCATCCATGCGAAGTCAAGTTGAAGCGAAATATGGAAAGAGG ACGTGTGATTTGCAAATCGAGACTTTAACTCAAACCGTTACCATGCGAAGACCACAAACGGTGAGAGGAGAGAATCATCGTTTGTCTGAATCAAATATAGTGAACTCGGA CTGTGGAACTCACTCCAGGGTATCCTCTCTCACAAGATCCCAAGTTACAACGTTCAAGTCGTTCACATCATTCAATTTTAACAACAGTACACCCTCATCCAGCGCTCAGAACGTCAGTTTATCAAG AAACGCATCAATACGTTCGCACATCTTGTCAACGGCTTCTCTGCAAAAAGCATTGGGAAGTCCGAGTCCGGGGACAAATAAGAAAAAGGATTCGAAACGAAGGAGTTCACGGAAAAGTGATTCCGCGGCATCATCGAAAACCGATCAACCGACCAGTCAGTGGTATACCACAACTGAAATATCTCAAAATACATCAACTCCTGTTACGCCATTGTTATCTAGTTATCCTAGTACTCCAATATTCGAGCTTCGTCAAGAG CTAACACCTAAACGTCCTTTAAGATCAGAGATAGAAAAGGAAAGGAGAATAAGTAATCGGTTGTCCGGCCAATCTCAAcattatttaagaaatgtaaataacgGAATGGATTCAAGTAGTTTAGGGAAAGGAAATAGGGACAGTATTGGCACGACAGACAGTACAGCATCCGAAGATGATCCACCGCCGCCATTACCCGTGAAAACGCGTGAAGCTGATTACTGTAATCTTCCGGACGAATTACCCGCTTCCCATTGCGGAACAgatagtttaaataatttaaatagacCTCTGGGGCACTGGACAAAGAACAAGCTTCCAACACCTACAGACGATCTTGACGTTCAGATGAAACCACCTACACCACCGCCGAAACCAAAAAGACCGCCTTACAGTTTAAACAAGCTAATGCATCCTACTGGCGATGTAGATAACTTTAGTCAAGATCCGTCCGTAACTTGA